The Hippoglossus stenolepis isolate QCI-W04-F060 chromosome 11, HSTE1.2, whole genome shotgun sequence genome includes a window with the following:
- the LOC118117844 gene encoding protein zyg-11 homolog isoform X1, which translates to MDAEGPQALCDLCLVQVCCSLDSLCSRRADGSMCLTWAPLFPQEMADQLLRKMATTGILNDTTVGIFRNCKELRLRRAAVRCCPVSTEAFHLALCPHRLQELDASWVSGGITGADIISGLAANLECRSSLQRLSLNGLHLDWGSLPEDGRVRVGFSSLQGLRTLNLANTDLCDAALEDICTLPQLEMLDISCTAVSKLTALLQCKNTLRSVIAHRLWQLDMSPARLLSVLSQLHALRHLDFSDDPFAMGDNDGRDGEELVQQLLEGSPQVLPSLISLDISGRKRVTEAAVRAFVEARGGLVFLGLLATGVSSCDVLSSQANLKVTGEANENQVCEALRRYRDRECFIREALVHLYNLTTDIDKPRPDMLKAACFPQLVLSAMRSHPTSLHVHLVATACAFNLTTQDLAKAMPVSLLTSAITQLLNAMKTFPSHHQVQKNCLLALCSDYILQDVPFDKYLAATLVINWLSSHEDPTLQRMAVAVISVLVAKLSTEQTAQLSKDVFIMKQLLAIVQQKAMVGVVDSTLKFALSALWNLTDEMPTAAHNFIECQGLELYEEVLESYYAEPSIQQKVLGLLNNIAEVEELQSQLLEEDLLEHILTILQDPQLEVGVRYFAGGILAQLTSRLEAWTLDPELRANILKQLHASIMTWTQLEREMVSYRSFHPFCPLLQTCQPPGVQLWAVWAIHLVCSQNTSHYRSMLEKEGVTVLLKALAANPDTHGDIKGLSESILRMVEQQQSHSGAFSSQKGP; encoded by the exons aTG GATGCTGAGGGCCCCCAGGCCTTGTGCGACCTCTGCCTGGTTCAGGTGTGTTGCAGCCTGGACTCGCTGTGCAGCAGGCGAGCAGACGGCTCCATGTGCCTCACCTGGGCCCCGCTCTTTCCACAAGAGATGGCCGATCAGCTGCTGCGTAAGATGGCAACCACAG GGATACTGAATGACACAACTGTTGGGATTTTCCGAAACTGTAAAGAGCTCCGCCTGCGCAGAGCCGCCGTCCGCTGCTGCCCCGTTTCCACCGAGGCGTTCCACCTGGCCCTCTGCCCTCACCGCCTCCAGGAACTAGATGCCTCCTGGGTCTCTGGGGGCATCACTGGGGCTGACATTATCTCAGGCCTCGCTGCCAACCTGGAGTGCAGGTCCAGCCTGCAGAGGTTGTCCCTCAACGGGCTGCATCTGGACTGGGGGTCTCTGCCGGAGGATGGAAGGGTCCGAGTTGGCTTCAGCTCTCTGCAGGGCCTGAGGACGCTAAACCTGGCCAACACAGACCTGTGTGATGCTGCCCTGGAGGATATCTGCACTCTCCCTCAGTTGGAGATGCTGGATATCTCGTGCACTGCTGTCTCAAAGCTCACGGCGCTCCTTCAGTGCAAGAACACCCTCAGGTCTGTAATCGCCCACCGGCTGTGGCAGCTGGACATGTCACCTGCCAGGCTGCTCTCTGTCCTCAGCCAGCTCCACGCTCTCAGGCATCTGGACTTCTCAGATGACCCCTTTGCGATGGGTGACAATGAtgggagagatggggaggagcTGGTGCAACAGCTCCTGGAGGGGAGTCCCCAGGTTCTCCCTTCCCTCATTTCTCTCGATATCTCTGGGCGAAAGAGAGTCACGGAAGCAGCAGTCCGAGCATTTGTGGAGGCCAGAGGTGGGCTGGTCTTCTTGGGCCTGCTAGCCACCGGGGTTAGCTCCTGTGACGTCCTTTCTTCACAGGCAAACCTAAAA gtAACCGGAGAGGCTAATGAGAACCAGGTTTGTGAGGCCCTGAGAAGGTACAGAGACAGGGAGTGTTTCATACGAGAGGCCCTCGTCCATCTCTACAATCTAACCACAGACATCGACAAACCACGGCCGGATATGCTGAAG GCTGCCTGTTTCCCACAGCTGGTGCTGAGCGCCATGCGGAGCCACCCCACCTCTCTGCACGTCCACCTGGTGGCCACAGCATGCGCATTCAACCTGACCACTCAGGACCTGGCCAAGGCCATGCCCGTCAGCCTGCTCACCTCCGCCATCACCCAGCTGCTCAACGCCATGAAGACCTTCCCCAGTCACCATCAG GTGCAGAAAAACTGTCTGCTGGCTCTCTGCAGTGACTACATCCTGCAGGATGTCCCTTTTGACAA GTATTTGGCAGCCACGCTGGTTATTAACTGGCTGAGCAGCCACGAGGATCCGACCCTGCAGAGGATGGCTGTGGCTGTCATCTCCGTCCTGGTGGCCAAG TTGTCCACAGAGCAGACTGCACAGCTCAGCAAGGACGTCTTCATTATGAAG cagctgctggctATCGTGCAGCAGAAGGCCATGGTGGGAGTGGTGGACTCCACTCTGAAGTTTGCCCTGAGTGCTCTGTGGAACTTGACGGACGAGATGCCCACTGCGGCCCACAACTTCATCGAGTGTCAGGGCCTGGAGCTGTACGAGGAGGTTCTGGAG tccTACTACGCTGAACCTTCTATTCAGCAGAAAGTTCTTGGCCTCCTG AACAACatagcagaggtggaggagctgcagtcccagctgctggaggaggatcTGCTGGAACACATCCTCACCATCCTGCAGGACCCCCAGTTGGAGGTCGGGGTCCGTTACTTTGCCGGAGGAATTCTTGCGCAGCTCACCTCCAGACTGGAGGCCTGGACCCTGGACCCTGAGCTCCGCGCCAACATACTGAagcagctg CACGCTTCCATAATGACATGGActcagctggagagagaaatggTCTCGTACAG GTCGTTCCATCCATTCTGCCCTCTGCTCCAGACATGTCAGCCCCCGGGAGTGCAGCTGTGGGCAGTCTGGGCCATACATCTGGTCTGCAGTCAAAACA CGTCACACTACAGAAGCATGTTGGAGAAGGAAGGCGTGACGGTACTTCTGAAGGCTTTGGCTGCGAATCCTGACACACACGGAGACATTAAAGGACTATCAGAGAGCATCTTACGGATGGTAGAGCAACAGCAGAGTCACTCAGGGGCCTTCAGCAGCCAGAAGGGGCCTTGA
- the LOC118117844 gene encoding protein zyg-11 homolog isoform X2: MDAEGPQALCDLCLVQVCCSLDSLCSRRADGSMCLTWAPLFPQEMADQLLRKMATTGILNDTTVGIFRNCKELRLRRAAVRCCPVSTEAFHLALCPHRLQELDASWVSGGITGADIISGLAANLECRSSLQRLSLNGLHLDWGSLPEDGRVRVGFSSLQGLRTLNLANTDLCDAALEDICTLPQLEMLDISCTAVSKLTALLQCKNTLRSVIAHRLWQLDMSPARLLSVLSQLHALRHLDFSDDPFAMGDNDGRDGEELVQQLLEGSPQVLPSLISLDISGRKRVTEAAVRAFVEARGGLVFLGLLATGVSSCDVLSSQANLKVTGEANENQVCEALRRYRDRECFIREALVHLYNLTTDIDKPRPDMLKLVLSAMRSHPTSLHVHLVATACAFNLTTQDLAKAMPVSLLTSAITQLLNAMKTFPSHHQVQKNCLLALCSDYILQDVPFDKYLAATLVINWLSSHEDPTLQRMAVAVISVLVAKLSTEQTAQLSKDVFIMKQLLAIVQQKAMVGVVDSTLKFALSALWNLTDEMPTAAHNFIECQGLELYEEVLESYYAEPSIQQKVLGLLNNIAEVEELQSQLLEEDLLEHILTILQDPQLEVGVRYFAGGILAQLTSRLEAWTLDPELRANILKQLHASIMTWTQLEREMVSYRSFHPFCPLLQTCQPPGVQLWAVWAIHLVCSQNTSHYRSMLEKEGVTVLLKALAANPDTHGDIKGLSESILRMVEQQQSHSGAFSSQKGP; this comes from the exons aTG GATGCTGAGGGCCCCCAGGCCTTGTGCGACCTCTGCCTGGTTCAGGTGTGTTGCAGCCTGGACTCGCTGTGCAGCAGGCGAGCAGACGGCTCCATGTGCCTCACCTGGGCCCCGCTCTTTCCACAAGAGATGGCCGATCAGCTGCTGCGTAAGATGGCAACCACAG GGATACTGAATGACACAACTGTTGGGATTTTCCGAAACTGTAAAGAGCTCCGCCTGCGCAGAGCCGCCGTCCGCTGCTGCCCCGTTTCCACCGAGGCGTTCCACCTGGCCCTCTGCCCTCACCGCCTCCAGGAACTAGATGCCTCCTGGGTCTCTGGGGGCATCACTGGGGCTGACATTATCTCAGGCCTCGCTGCCAACCTGGAGTGCAGGTCCAGCCTGCAGAGGTTGTCCCTCAACGGGCTGCATCTGGACTGGGGGTCTCTGCCGGAGGATGGAAGGGTCCGAGTTGGCTTCAGCTCTCTGCAGGGCCTGAGGACGCTAAACCTGGCCAACACAGACCTGTGTGATGCTGCCCTGGAGGATATCTGCACTCTCCCTCAGTTGGAGATGCTGGATATCTCGTGCACTGCTGTCTCAAAGCTCACGGCGCTCCTTCAGTGCAAGAACACCCTCAGGTCTGTAATCGCCCACCGGCTGTGGCAGCTGGACATGTCACCTGCCAGGCTGCTCTCTGTCCTCAGCCAGCTCCACGCTCTCAGGCATCTGGACTTCTCAGATGACCCCTTTGCGATGGGTGACAATGAtgggagagatggggaggagcTGGTGCAACAGCTCCTGGAGGGGAGTCCCCAGGTTCTCCCTTCCCTCATTTCTCTCGATATCTCTGGGCGAAAGAGAGTCACGGAAGCAGCAGTCCGAGCATTTGTGGAGGCCAGAGGTGGGCTGGTCTTCTTGGGCCTGCTAGCCACCGGGGTTAGCTCCTGTGACGTCCTTTCTTCACAGGCAAACCTAAAA gtAACCGGAGAGGCTAATGAGAACCAGGTTTGTGAGGCCCTGAGAAGGTACAGAGACAGGGAGTGTTTCATACGAGAGGCCCTCGTCCATCTCTACAATCTAACCACAGACATCGACAAACCACGGCCGGATATGCTGAAG CTGGTGCTGAGCGCCATGCGGAGCCACCCCACCTCTCTGCACGTCCACCTGGTGGCCACAGCATGCGCATTCAACCTGACCACTCAGGACCTGGCCAAGGCCATGCCCGTCAGCCTGCTCACCTCCGCCATCACCCAGCTGCTCAACGCCATGAAGACCTTCCCCAGTCACCATCAG GTGCAGAAAAACTGTCTGCTGGCTCTCTGCAGTGACTACATCCTGCAGGATGTCCCTTTTGACAA GTATTTGGCAGCCACGCTGGTTATTAACTGGCTGAGCAGCCACGAGGATCCGACCCTGCAGAGGATGGCTGTGGCTGTCATCTCCGTCCTGGTGGCCAAG TTGTCCACAGAGCAGACTGCACAGCTCAGCAAGGACGTCTTCATTATGAAG cagctgctggctATCGTGCAGCAGAAGGCCATGGTGGGAGTGGTGGACTCCACTCTGAAGTTTGCCCTGAGTGCTCTGTGGAACTTGACGGACGAGATGCCCACTGCGGCCCACAACTTCATCGAGTGTCAGGGCCTGGAGCTGTACGAGGAGGTTCTGGAG tccTACTACGCTGAACCTTCTATTCAGCAGAAAGTTCTTGGCCTCCTG AACAACatagcagaggtggaggagctgcagtcccagctgctggaggaggatcTGCTGGAACACATCCTCACCATCCTGCAGGACCCCCAGTTGGAGGTCGGGGTCCGTTACTTTGCCGGAGGAATTCTTGCGCAGCTCACCTCCAGACTGGAGGCCTGGACCCTGGACCCTGAGCTCCGCGCCAACATACTGAagcagctg CACGCTTCCATAATGACATGGActcagctggagagagaaatggTCTCGTACAG GTCGTTCCATCCATTCTGCCCTCTGCTCCAGACATGTCAGCCCCCGGGAGTGCAGCTGTGGGCAGTCTGGGCCATACATCTGGTCTGCAGTCAAAACA CGTCACACTACAGAAGCATGTTGGAGAAGGAAGGCGTGACGGTACTTCTGAAGGCTTTGGCTGCGAATCCTGACACACACGGAGACATTAAAGGACTATCAGAGAGCATCTTACGGATGGTAGAGCAACAGCAGAGTCACTCAGGGGCCTTCAGCAGCCAGAAGGGGCCTTGA
- the LOC118117844 gene encoding protein zyg-11 homolog isoform X3, with translation MDAEGPQALCDLCLVQVCCSLDSLCSRRADGSMCLTWAPLFPQEMADQLLRKMATTGILNDTTVGIFRNCKELRLRRAAVRCCPVSTEAFHLALCPHRLQELDASWVSGGITGADIISGLAANLECRSSLQRLSLNGLHLDWGSLPEDGRVRVGFSSLQGLRTLNLANTDLCDAALEDICTLPQLEMLDISCTAVSKLTALLQCKNTLRSVIAHRLWQLDMSPARLLSVLSQLHALRHLDFSDDPFAMGDNDGRDGEELVQQLLEGSPQVLPSLISLDISGRKRVTEAAVRAFVEARGGLVFLGLLATGVSSCDVLSSQANLKVTGEANENQVCEALRRYRDRECFIREALVHLYNLTTDIDKPRPDMLKAACFPQLVLSAMRSHPTSLHVHLVATACAFNLTTQDLAKAMPVSLLTSAITQLLNAMKTFPSHHQVQKNCLLALCSDYILQDVPFDKYLAATLVINWLSSHEDPTLQRMAVAVISVLVAKLSTEQTAQLSKDVFIMKQLLAIVQQKAMVGVVDSTLKFALSALWNLTDEMPTAAHNFIECQGLELYEEVLESYYAEPSIQQKVLGLLNNIAEVEELQSQLLEEDLLEHILTILQDPQLEVGVRYFAGGILAQLTSRLEAWTLDPELRANILKQLHASIMTWTQLEREMVSYSKRSWFQVVPSILPSAPDMSAPGSAAVGSLGHTSGLQSKHVTLQKHVGEGRRDGTSEGFGCES, from the exons aTG GATGCTGAGGGCCCCCAGGCCTTGTGCGACCTCTGCCTGGTTCAGGTGTGTTGCAGCCTGGACTCGCTGTGCAGCAGGCGAGCAGACGGCTCCATGTGCCTCACCTGGGCCCCGCTCTTTCCACAAGAGATGGCCGATCAGCTGCTGCGTAAGATGGCAACCACAG GGATACTGAATGACACAACTGTTGGGATTTTCCGAAACTGTAAAGAGCTCCGCCTGCGCAGAGCCGCCGTCCGCTGCTGCCCCGTTTCCACCGAGGCGTTCCACCTGGCCCTCTGCCCTCACCGCCTCCAGGAACTAGATGCCTCCTGGGTCTCTGGGGGCATCACTGGGGCTGACATTATCTCAGGCCTCGCTGCCAACCTGGAGTGCAGGTCCAGCCTGCAGAGGTTGTCCCTCAACGGGCTGCATCTGGACTGGGGGTCTCTGCCGGAGGATGGAAGGGTCCGAGTTGGCTTCAGCTCTCTGCAGGGCCTGAGGACGCTAAACCTGGCCAACACAGACCTGTGTGATGCTGCCCTGGAGGATATCTGCACTCTCCCTCAGTTGGAGATGCTGGATATCTCGTGCACTGCTGTCTCAAAGCTCACGGCGCTCCTTCAGTGCAAGAACACCCTCAGGTCTGTAATCGCCCACCGGCTGTGGCAGCTGGACATGTCACCTGCCAGGCTGCTCTCTGTCCTCAGCCAGCTCCACGCTCTCAGGCATCTGGACTTCTCAGATGACCCCTTTGCGATGGGTGACAATGAtgggagagatggggaggagcTGGTGCAACAGCTCCTGGAGGGGAGTCCCCAGGTTCTCCCTTCCCTCATTTCTCTCGATATCTCTGGGCGAAAGAGAGTCACGGAAGCAGCAGTCCGAGCATTTGTGGAGGCCAGAGGTGGGCTGGTCTTCTTGGGCCTGCTAGCCACCGGGGTTAGCTCCTGTGACGTCCTTTCTTCACAGGCAAACCTAAAA gtAACCGGAGAGGCTAATGAGAACCAGGTTTGTGAGGCCCTGAGAAGGTACAGAGACAGGGAGTGTTTCATACGAGAGGCCCTCGTCCATCTCTACAATCTAACCACAGACATCGACAAACCACGGCCGGATATGCTGAAG GCTGCCTGTTTCCCACAGCTGGTGCTGAGCGCCATGCGGAGCCACCCCACCTCTCTGCACGTCCACCTGGTGGCCACAGCATGCGCATTCAACCTGACCACTCAGGACCTGGCCAAGGCCATGCCCGTCAGCCTGCTCACCTCCGCCATCACCCAGCTGCTCAACGCCATGAAGACCTTCCCCAGTCACCATCAG GTGCAGAAAAACTGTCTGCTGGCTCTCTGCAGTGACTACATCCTGCAGGATGTCCCTTTTGACAA GTATTTGGCAGCCACGCTGGTTATTAACTGGCTGAGCAGCCACGAGGATCCGACCCTGCAGAGGATGGCTGTGGCTGTCATCTCCGTCCTGGTGGCCAAG TTGTCCACAGAGCAGACTGCACAGCTCAGCAAGGACGTCTTCATTATGAAG cagctgctggctATCGTGCAGCAGAAGGCCATGGTGGGAGTGGTGGACTCCACTCTGAAGTTTGCCCTGAGTGCTCTGTGGAACTTGACGGACGAGATGCCCACTGCGGCCCACAACTTCATCGAGTGTCAGGGCCTGGAGCTGTACGAGGAGGTTCTGGAG tccTACTACGCTGAACCTTCTATTCAGCAGAAAGTTCTTGGCCTCCTG AACAACatagcagaggtggaggagctgcagtcccagctgctggaggaggatcTGCTGGAACACATCCTCACCATCCTGCAGGACCCCCAGTTGGAGGTCGGGGTCCGTTACTTTGCCGGAGGAATTCTTGCGCAGCTCACCTCCAGACTGGAGGCCTGGACCCTGGACCCTGAGCTCCGCGCCAACATACTGAagcagctg CACGCTTCCATAATGACATGGActcagctggagagagaaatggTCTCGTACAG CAAACGGTCCTGGTTTCAGGTCGTTCCATCCATTCTGCCCTCTGCTCCAGACATGTCAGCCCCCGGGAGTGCAGCTGTGGGCAGTCTGGGCCATACATCTGGTCTGCAGTCAAAACA CGTCACACTACAGAAGCATGTTGGAGAAGGAAGGCGTGACGGTACTTCTGAAGGCTTTGGCTGCGAATCCTGA